The following proteins are encoded in a genomic region of Phragmites australis chromosome 9, lpPhrAust1.1, whole genome shotgun sequence:
- the LOC133929766 gene encoding glycine-rich cell wall structural protein 1-like — protein MTSFKLRLRHLCFTVVLSSIAISCCRGQGGGGGGGAGGAAGGAVVPGTQDAIQIVSQAALCFDNRQVMNGCLQAMGINVNGNGNSNSNSNGNGNGATSTAASPAPAPAPDTSAAGAGANNGSTASMCQGPCFGQMMLMMNCVNGILGNIQGYSPGLMQGVQAIFQMSCGNGQGGGGAGGAGGGGAAGGGAGGAGGGGAAGGGAGGASGGGAAGGGAGGAGGGGAGGAGGGGSTTGSAVATNVAPNGGSHMAVNNLGEPTSSADGPTASLRSGFLPSMLIIWTYIWPLLF, from the exons ATGACTTCTTTCAAGCTGAGGCTAAGACATTTGTGTTTCACAGTTGTGCTGTCATCCATTGCCATCTCTTGCTGCAGAG gacaaggaggaggaggaggcggtggtgcggGAGGAGCAGCAGGTGGTGCTGTTGTGCCAGGAACACAGGATGCCATCCAGATTGTGTCACAGGCTGCTCTCTGCTTTGACAATAGACAG GTGATGAACGGGTGCCTCCAAGCAATGGGCATCAACGTCAACGGCAATGGtaacagcaacagcaacagtAACGGTAATGGCAACGGGGCTACCAGCACGGCGGCGtcgccagcgccggcgccggccccgGATACATCAGCGGCGGGGGCGGGCGCGAACAACGGGTCGACGGCGAGCATGTGCCAGGGGCCGTGCTTCGGGCAGATGATGCTGATGATGAACTGCGTGAACGGCATCCTGGGCAACATCCAGGGATACAGCCCCGGCCTCATGCAGGGCGTCCAGGCCATCTTCCAGATGTCCTGCGGAAACGGccagggcggcggcggtgctggtgGAGCTGGCGGCGGAGGTGCCGCCGGCGGGGGTGCTGGTGGAGCTGGCGGCGGAGGTGCCGCCGGCGGGGGTGCTGGTGGAGCTAGCGGCGGAGGTgccgccggcggcggtgctggtgGAGCTGGTGGCGGAGGTGCTGGCGGTGCTGGTGGCGGTGGCAGTACCACCGGCAGTGCTGTTGCTACGAATGTTGCTCCTAACGGAG GCTCACACATGGCGGTGAACAATCTAGGTGAGCCAACCAGCAGCGCGGATGGGCCCACGGCCAGCCTCAGGAGCGGCTTTCTTCCCTCCATGCTAATAATTTGGACTTATATTTGGCCACTACTGTTCTAG